One genomic segment of Peribacillus sp. FSL H8-0477 includes these proteins:
- a CDS encoding DUF418 domain-containing protein has product MNKAIQQNRIETIDILRGFSILGIFLVNMPSFHSPFMDIDPLNWWNQNPDHLLYILVDVMAQASFYPLFAFLFGFGAILLAERSAAHGQSFPTLFVRRMTTLLVIGILHAFLVWHGDILITYALFGFVFLLFYKWRGKTLLIFGSLMYILPFAALSLMMLLMVATGNSSSMMETDFIQAEATMNTYQNGSFMEITEQRIADWYKVNNLGSVLILFFSIFPHFLMGAGIAKLKWLHNPKLHQKKVVWIAVFTFLAGFFLKTLPYTTAANMEANMIQDFLGGPIVSFAYIFLFTLVFQHRKLTKIFTPIAAVGRLSISNYLFQSIVATLIFYSYGLGIYGEISFTTGILFVFIIYIGQMALSLLWVRYFYIGPIEYIWRFFTYGKRPLFKK; this is encoded by the coding sequence GTGAATAAGGCTATCCAACAAAATCGTATTGAAACCATTGATATTCTTCGCGGCTTTTCCATATTAGGTATTTTCTTAGTTAATATGCCGTCTTTTCATTCACCGTTTATGGATATAGATCCCTTGAATTGGTGGAATCAAAATCCAGATCATCTTTTATACATATTGGTTGATGTAATGGCTCAGGCAAGCTTTTATCCACTGTTTGCTTTTTTATTTGGCTTTGGGGCTATATTATTGGCTGAACGTAGTGCTGCACACGGTCAATCTTTTCCAACGCTTTTTGTAAGACGGATGACGACCTTGTTAGTGATTGGGATTCTGCATGCCTTTTTGGTATGGCACGGTGATATTTTAATTACTTATGCTCTATTTGGCTTTGTCTTTTTACTATTCTATAAATGGAGAGGGAAAACCCTGCTAATCTTTGGATCACTTATGTATATCCTTCCGTTTGCAGCTTTAAGTCTTATGATGCTGCTGATGGTCGCTACAGGAAACTCTTCATCCATGATGGAAACAGATTTCATTCAAGCTGAAGCCACTATGAATACCTACCAGAACGGTAGTTTCATGGAGATTACTGAGCAAAGAATAGCAGATTGGTATAAGGTGAATAATCTTGGGAGTGTATTGATTCTCTTTTTCTCCATTTTCCCGCATTTTCTAATGGGTGCAGGAATCGCCAAACTTAAGTGGCTGCATAATCCGAAACTACATCAAAAAAAAGTAGTATGGATAGCGGTTTTTACCTTCCTAGCAGGCTTTTTTCTGAAAACTCTTCCGTACACGACGGCAGCTAACATGGAAGCAAATATGATACAGGATTTCCTTGGAGGACCGATTGTTTCATTTGCTTATATATTCCTCTTCACCTTAGTGTTTCAACACAGAAAATTGACGAAAATTTTCACACCGATTGCAGCAGTCGGCAGGCTTTCAATCAGCAATTATCTGTTTCAGTCGATTGTAGCTACGTTGATTTTTTATTCTTACGGCTTAGGTATATATGGAGAAATTTCCTTTACGACAGGAATCCTATTCGTTTTCATCATCTATATCGGTCAAATGGCGTTAAGCCTGCTATGGGTGCGGTATTTTTATATCGGTCCAATTGAGTATATCTGGAGATTCTTCACCTATGGAAAACGTCCATTATTTAAAAAATAA
- a CDS encoding DNA topology modulation protein, producing MKRVIILGCCGSGKSTLALKLAEKINSEVIHLDTLFWKPGWVQSSSEEFIMRQESLLTGDKWIVDGNYRGTLDLRLEHADTVIYLDFPTSLCLYRIVKRRVMYQGKTRPDMAADCPEKIDLEFFNYVRTFNRKKAPAIKKRLNDLEGKKVYLFKNSRQVEQFLYQI from the coding sequence ATGAAGAGGGTAATCATTTTAGGTTGTTGCGGCTCAGGTAAATCAACGTTAGCACTAAAGTTGGCAGAAAAGATCAATAGTGAGGTCATCCATTTAGATACGCTATTCTGGAAGCCAGGCTGGGTACAGTCAAGTTCTGAGGAATTCATAATGCGTCAAGAAAGCCTGCTTACAGGTGATAAGTGGATAGTGGATGGAAATTATCGTGGGACACTTGACCTTCGTCTGGAGCATGCAGATACCGTCATTTATCTTGATTTTCCCACATCGCTCTGCTTATACCGAATTGTAAAAAGAAGAGTGATGTATCAGGGAAAAACACGACCAGATATGGCGGCAGACTGTCCAGAGAAAATTGATCTCGAATTTTTTAATTATGTCCGAACCTTTAACCGAAAAAAAGCACCAGCAATAAAAAAAAGACTAAATGATCTTGAGGGTAAAAAAGTATACCTGTTCAAAAATAGCAGACAAGTTGAACAGTTTTTATACCAAATCTAG
- a CDS encoding fumarylacetoacetate hydrolase family protein: MKFATVKIGSASKVVIVVEQGKVLLLQDAAEKMELEVPNTLLACIAEGEEFLNKASAIQHWAAHTDDQTELFVEEGNFDWEAPIPRPAKNIFCVGKNYVDHALEMGSEADIPEHVMLFSKAPTSVIGHGTPIPNHEEVTNQLDYEGELAVVIGKTGKAIQKEHALDYVFGYTILNDITARDLQARHKQFLLGKSLDGSCPMGPYIVGKSEINNPNQLDIETKVNGESRQKSNTKHFIFPIEEIIEVLSKGMTLEPGDIIATGTPAGVGKGFKPPRFLTKGDCIEITIDKIGTLKNSIH, translated from the coding sequence ATGAAATTTGCAACAGTCAAAATCGGCTCTGCCAGCAAGGTAGTCATTGTCGTAGAACAAGGAAAGGTATTATTGCTTCAAGATGCAGCAGAAAAAATGGAATTGGAGGTGCCGAACACGCTGCTCGCTTGTATCGCAGAAGGGGAAGAGTTTCTCAATAAAGCGTCGGCGATCCAACATTGGGCAGCCCATACAGACGATCAAACTGAATTATTTGTAGAAGAAGGAAATTTCGACTGGGAAGCTCCCATTCCGCGTCCGGCAAAAAACATCTTTTGTGTAGGAAAAAATTATGTGGATCATGCACTAGAAATGGGAAGTGAAGCAGACATCCCTGAGCATGTGATGCTATTTTCTAAGGCGCCAACCTCTGTAATTGGACATGGTACTCCCATTCCAAATCATGAAGAAGTAACCAATCAGCTGGATTATGAAGGCGAGCTGGCTGTAGTAATAGGGAAAACAGGCAAAGCCATTCAAAAAGAACATGCTCTAGATTATGTGTTTGGGTATACGATTCTAAATGATATAACGGCACGAGATTTACAAGCAAGGCACAAACAATTTTTATTAGGCAAGAGTCTGGATGGATCCTGTCCTATGGGTCCGTATATCGTGGGAAAATCTGAGATCAATAATCCAAATCAGTTGGATATCGAGACGAAGGTGAATGGAGAAAGTAGACAAAAATCGAATACAAAGCACTTTATTTTTCCAATCGAAGAAATCATTGAAGTTCTTTCTAAGGGAATGACACTTGAACCGGGGGATATCATTGCAACCGGTACCCCAGCTGGTGTGGGAAAAGGGTTTAAACCTCCGCGTTTTCTGACAAAAGGGGATTGTATTGAAATTACAATAGACAAAATCGGAACATTGAAAAATAGTATTCACTAA
- a CDS encoding YisL family protein, translating to MTHMHLTSWILAIILFFVAAALYKSGKTKPAKITHMIIRVLYLAIIGTGFALIGSSFGFYAVKLIVGIIVIGLIEMVLVRTSKGKSTGALWIAFVIAFVVVLYLGLSLPQGFSPFA from the coding sequence ATGACTCATATGCACCTAACATCGTGGATTCTTGCTATTATTCTTTTTTTCGTAGCAGCCGCGCTGTATAAAAGCGGGAAAACAAAACCGGCAAAAATTACTCATATGATTATTCGTGTTTTGTATCTGGCGATTATCGGTACAGGCTTCGCGTTAATTGGCAGCAGTTTCGGCTTTTATGCAGTAAAACTGATTGTTGGAATCATTGTCATCGGACTTATCGAAATGGTCTTGGTTCGTACTTCAAAAGGGAAAAGCACTGGCGCTCTTTGGATCGCATTTGTCATTGCCTTTGTCGTTGTACTGTACCTTGGTCTATCGTTACCACAAGGTTTCAGTCCGTTTGCATAA
- a CDS encoding DUF2777 domain-containing protein: MSQQQREVLYDRQPRAFTEGTVENINQQWIFFDSETDEASSLEEYVHQEVEVQRGRNWYRGTLEENGVVNLRRETFSLSDGEQIKIRKQMIYSFDSLLEELDDDSFFQFVTSLNSLDFSIYDCIYSYNQLSFLRDVHSKSGVNFLIFDNESQICAVQHHFFYSEKRHDRFEFTLNTGKRIMIEKLNNPSDS, encoded by the coding sequence ATGAGTCAACAACAACGCGAGGTCTTATACGACCGTCAACCAAGAGCATTTACAGAAGGCACAGTAGAAAACATCAATCAACAGTGGATCTTTTTCGATAGCGAAACAGATGAAGCCTCTTCCTTAGAGGAATACGTTCACCAGGAAGTAGAGGTTCAGCGAGGCAGGAATTGGTACCGGGGCACACTCGAAGAAAATGGAGTTGTCAATCTGAGGCGTGAAACCTTTAGTTTAAGTGATGGAGAGCAAATTAAAATCAGAAAACAAATGATTTATTCCTTTGATTCTCTTTTAGAAGAATTGGATGATGATTCTTTTTTTCAATTTGTGACTTCTCTTAATTCACTGGACTTCTCCATTTATGATTGTATATATAGCTATAATCAATTATCCTTTCTGCGGGATGTACATTCTAAATCCGGGGTAAACTTTTTAATCTTTGACAATGAATCACAGATTTGTGCTGTTCAGCATCACTTCTTTTATTCTGAGAAAAGGCACGACCGTTTTGAGTTTACGTTAAATACCGGAAAACGAATTATGATTGAAAAATTAAATAACCCGTCTGACTCGTAA
- the asnB gene encoding asparagine synthase (glutamine-hydrolyzing): protein MCGITGWVHFQQNLLNEKETVQKMTETLSKRGPDDTQVWSTLHASFGHRRLTVVDPEGGKQPMLKSHAKNEYVLCYNGELYNTEDLRKELLVKGYSFKGHSDTEVLLTSYIEWKEKCVDYFNGIFAFAIWDDAEQKLFIARDRLGVKPLFYAEKNGGLIFGSELKAILSHRDIKPEIDRQGLAEVFGVGPSRTPGSGVFHGIKELRPGHAMTLSQQGLRSWRYWNVKSEEHQDSLGETAEKVRFLVEDAVTRQLVSDVPLCTFLSGGVDSSAITAIAANAYKKEGKGRLHTYSIDYEDNEKYFKANEFQPNSDGPWIKQMSETFDTAHHSSIITQEQLVNYLTESVYARDLPGMADVDSSLLWFCREIKQDFVVGLSGECADEIFGGYPWFHREDDLNRQGFPWMRSTAERVSLLKTDWQDKLKLEDYAMSKYLDTIAETPRLDGESGIDAKRRELFYLNIHWFMTTLLDRKDRMSMAASLEVRVPFADHRLVEYVWNIPWDMKMTGNREKGILRKSLEGLLPEEILYRKKSPYPKTHNPIYTDRVQSWLKDVLTDRNSILHEFFDEQKLQEIVESKGNAFKVPWFGQLMSGPQLLAHLAQIHVWFKEYDIQIIDS from the coding sequence ATGTGCGGGATTACCGGGTGGGTTCATTTTCAACAAAACTTGCTGAATGAGAAAGAAACTGTACAAAAAATGACAGAAACGCTTTCAAAACGTGGACCCGACGATACACAGGTTTGGAGCACCCTGCATGCGTCATTTGGACATCGCCGACTGACTGTTGTCGATCCAGAAGGCGGAAAACAGCCTATGTTAAAAAGTCATGCCAAAAACGAATACGTACTATGCTACAATGGCGAACTATATAACACAGAAGATTTGCGAAAAGAGCTGTTAGTAAAAGGATATTCGTTCAAGGGTCATTCTGATACAGAAGTTTTACTAACTTCCTATATTGAATGGAAGGAAAAATGTGTGGATTACTTTAATGGGATTTTTGCCTTTGCGATTTGGGATGATGCTGAGCAAAAACTATTTATCGCTAGGGATCGCTTAGGAGTTAAACCGCTGTTTTATGCAGAGAAAAATGGAGGGCTGATTTTTGGCTCAGAGTTAAAGGCAATACTATCTCATCGGGATATAAAACCTGAAATAGATAGACAGGGACTCGCAGAAGTCTTTGGGGTAGGCCCTTCTAGGACACCTGGATCTGGTGTGTTTCATGGCATAAAGGAATTGCGGCCGGGACATGCGATGACACTCAGTCAGCAGGGACTGCGTTCTTGGCGGTATTGGAATGTGAAAAGTGAAGAACATCAAGATTCTCTCGGTGAGACTGCGGAAAAGGTGCGTTTCCTTGTCGAGGATGCCGTCACACGGCAGCTTGTATCGGATGTACCGCTTTGTACTTTTTTATCAGGAGGCGTGGATTCAAGTGCAATAACAGCCATCGCTGCCAATGCTTATAAGAAAGAAGGAAAAGGCAGGCTTCATACGTATTCTATAGATTATGAAGACAATGAGAAGTATTTTAAGGCAAATGAGTTTCAGCCCAATTCCGATGGTCCGTGGATTAAGCAAATGTCGGAGACGTTCGATACGGCTCACCATAGTTCAATAATTACGCAAGAACAGCTGGTAAACTATTTGACTGAATCGGTGTATGCCCGTGATCTACCCGGGATGGCTGATGTCGATTCATCATTGTTATGGTTCTGTCGTGAAATCAAGCAGGATTTTGTCGTAGGTCTTTCAGGAGAATGTGCAGATGAAATCTTTGGCGGTTACCCTTGGTTTCACCGAGAAGACGATTTAAATAGACAGGGATTTCCTTGGATGCGCTCAACTGCGGAAAGGGTTTCTTTATTAAAAACAGATTGGCAGGATAAGCTGAAGCTTGAGGATTATGCGATGTCGAAGTATTTGGATACGATAGCTGAAACACCGCGGCTTGATGGAGAAAGCGGGATAGACGCCAAACGTAGAGAACTTTTTTACTTAAACATTCATTGGTTTATGACGACATTGCTTGATCGGAAAGATAGAATGAGTATGGCTGCAAGTCTTGAGGTCCGTGTACCCTTTGCGGATCATCGGTTGGTTGAGTATGTCTGGAATATCCCATGGGACATGAAAATGACAGGAAATCGAGAAAAAGGAATCTTGAGGAAGAGCCTTGAAGGCTTATTGCCAGAAGAAATACTGTATCGCAAAAAAAGTCCATATCCGAAAACACATAACCCAATCTACACGGATAGGGTCCAATCCTGGCTGAAGGATGTATTAACAGACCGGAATTCCATACTTCACGAATTTTTTGATGAGCAAAAACTACAGGAAATTGTAGAATCAAAAGGAAATGCGTTTAAGGTACCATGGTTTGGGCAATTAATGTCCGGCCCGCAGCTGCTGGCACATTTAGCACAAATTCATGTCTGGTTTAAAGAGTATGACATTCAAATTATAGATTCATAA
- a CDS encoding glycoside hydrolase family 13 protein, translating into MEKSAVYHRPSDNFAYSINTNTLHIRLRTKKADVQNVTLLFGDPYIWENNEWQIEEMPMAFSGSDDVFDYWQVYVSPDFKRLRYGFKLQSDAETMIYTEKGFYETAPLDTDFYFCIPYLHENEVFDAPDWVKNTVWYQIFPERFANGDSSLDPQGTMPWGSENPTVNNFFGGDFAGILQHLDYLADLGINGIYFTPIFKAYSNHKYDTIDYMEIDPQFGDKETLKRLIAECHSRGIKVMLDAVFNHSGYYFAPFQDVLEKGDQSDFKDWFHPHSFPLTGGERPNYDAFGFVESMPKLNTANPDVKDYLLTVGKYWIEEFNIDGWRLDVANEIDHQFWREFRQEVRSIKSDLYILGEIWHDSMAWLRGDQFDGVMNYPFTTNIKNLLAKQSITGQEFIENMSKVYHNYPKNVFEVTFNLVGSHDTPRILTECADDEQRTKLIYTMLLTFMGTPCLYYGDEIGMSGGADPGCRECMIWNEEDQNLDMKQHIQKLINLRTNERLLANDGEIEFLLPDSPNGIFGYRKYTEDKSVVVLVNSTDTKKTYSLTEPLGDIKDIYSGKSYTSSSITLEGYGFAILSCTHTQRGIY; encoded by the coding sequence ATGGAAAAATCCGCTGTTTATCATCGTCCTAGCGATAATTTTGCTTATTCAATCAATACAAACACCCTCCATATCAGACTTCGTACAAAAAAGGCAGATGTTCAAAACGTTACACTTTTATTTGGTGATCCTTACATATGGGAAAATAACGAGTGGCAAATAGAAGAAATGCCGATGGCGTTTTCCGGCAGTGACGATGTATTTGATTATTGGCAGGTATATGTTTCGCCAGATTTCAAAAGGCTGCGATACGGTTTTAAACTTCAATCTGATGCTGAAACTATGATTTACACGGAAAAAGGATTCTATGAAACAGCTCCACTAGATACTGATTTCTATTTCTGTATTCCGTACTTGCATGAAAATGAAGTATTCGATGCTCCCGATTGGGTAAAGAATACGGTCTGGTATCAAATCTTCCCTGAACGCTTTGCGAACGGTGATTCTTCTCTAGATCCTCAAGGAACAATGCCGTGGGGAAGTGAAAATCCAACTGTAAATAACTTTTTTGGCGGCGATTTTGCCGGTATTCTGCAACATCTCGATTATCTTGCGGACCTTGGCATAAACGGGATTTATTTCACACCTATCTTTAAGGCCTACTCTAATCATAAATACGATACCATCGACTATATGGAAATTGATCCCCAATTCGGTGATAAGGAAACGCTGAAGCGATTAATTGCTGAATGCCACAGCCGCGGGATTAAAGTCATGCTCGACGCTGTATTCAACCATAGCGGTTATTACTTTGCTCCGTTTCAGGATGTATTAGAAAAAGGGGATCAATCGGACTTTAAAGATTGGTTCCATCCCCACAGTTTCCCGCTGACAGGCGGTGAGCGTCCTAATTATGATGCGTTTGGTTTTGTAGAAAGTATGCCTAAATTAAATACAGCTAACCCAGATGTAAAGGATTACCTGCTTACGGTCGGTAAGTATTGGATTGAGGAATTTAATATTGATGGATGGCGTCTTGATGTAGCAAATGAAATTGACCATCAGTTTTGGCGTGAGTTTCGTCAAGAAGTTCGGAGCATAAAGAGTGATCTCTATATTCTCGGAGAAATTTGGCATGATTCGATGGCTTGGCTGCGCGGTGATCAATTTGACGGTGTTATGAACTACCCATTCACAACGAATATTAAAAACCTGCTCGCAAAGCAAAGTATTACTGGCCAGGAATTTATTGAAAATATGAGTAAGGTCTATCATAATTATCCGAAAAATGTCTTTGAAGTTACCTTCAATCTTGTTGGCAGTCACGACACACCCCGGATATTAACAGAATGTGCGGACGATGAACAACGAACTAAGTTAATCTATACCATGCTCCTAACTTTTATGGGCACACCCTGCCTCTACTATGGCGACGAGATTGGCATGAGCGGCGGTGCTGATCCAGGCTGTCGTGAATGCATGATTTGGAATGAAGAAGATCAAAATCTGGATATGAAACAGCACATTCAAAAACTGATTAACCTCCGGACAAATGAGCGTCTACTGGCAAATGACGGCGAAATCGAATTCCTGCTGCCCGATAGTCCGAACGGAATCTTTGGCTACCGTAAGTACACAGAGGATAAGTCGGTTGTTGTTCTAGTGAACTCAACAGATACCAAAAAAACGTACTCACTTACTGAACCTCTGGGTGACATAAAAGATATCTATTCAGGAAAATCGTATACTAGTTCATCCATTACCCTTGAAGGATATGGTTTCGCGATTTTATCATGCACACATACCCAACGGGGTATTTATTAG
- a CDS encoding extracellular solute-binding protein, protein MKKLFTLVTMMIMVVGLLAACGPDREEPAKSGKTNDKEKETTTEEAKPEKLVVWEDVDKSVALKPAIESFEKEYGIKVEFKELNMADKMRDQLRLDGPSGNGADVVTLPHDQIGQVVTEALIQELKVEDSVLNTFTEASITAQKYDGKLYGLPKATETPVFIYNKKVMPEAPATMDELYAKAKELTKDKQYGFNAKWDDFYFAHGVIGGMGGYVFKETDGALDREDIGLNNEGAVEGAAYIQKWYSEGLFSKGIIGDSGGATMDGLFNEGKLASVMNGPWAFQSMKDAGIDIGVTAMPTLPNGEHMKTFMGVKGWHVTAFTKNPYWSTKLVEWLTNEENAKIRFEKTKEIPPVKTVIEDPIIAADQGAKAVAEQSQYAVPMPNIPEMGEVWDPAKIALETIATGKADPKEAMDNAVKTIKTNIETNHPAK, encoded by the coding sequence ATGAAAAAACTTTTTACACTCGTCACCATGATGATCATGGTTGTTGGGCTGCTCGCTGCTTGCGGACCAGATCGTGAAGAGCCGGCAAAGTCAGGTAAGACGAATGATAAAGAAAAAGAAACAACGACAGAAGAAGCAAAACCAGAAAAACTGGTTGTTTGGGAAGATGTAGACAAATCAGTAGCGTTAAAACCAGCTATTGAATCTTTCGAAAAAGAATATGGGATCAAAGTTGAATTTAAAGAATTAAATATGGCTGATAAGATGCGTGATCAATTACGTTTAGACGGTCCTTCTGGAAATGGAGCAGACGTTGTTACATTGCCGCATGACCAAATTGGTCAAGTTGTTACTGAGGCCTTGATCCAAGAACTTAAAGTTGAAGATTCTGTACTGAATACGTTTACTGAAGCTTCTATAACAGCACAGAAATACGATGGTAAGCTTTATGGCCTGCCAAAAGCTACGGAAACACCAGTTTTCATCTACAATAAAAAGGTAATGCCTGAAGCCCCAGCTACGATGGACGAGCTTTATGCAAAAGCAAAAGAGTTAACGAAAGATAAACAATACGGCTTTAATGCAAAATGGGATGACTTCTACTTCGCTCACGGTGTAATCGGCGGAATGGGCGGATATGTATTTAAAGAAACAGATGGTGCTCTTGATCGTGAAGATATTGGTTTAAACAATGAGGGAGCTGTTGAAGGAGCTGCCTATATTCAAAAATGGTACAGTGAAGGCCTTTTCTCTAAAGGAATTATTGGAGACAGCGGCGGAGCAACAATGGACGGTTTATTCAATGAAGGAAAACTTGCGTCTGTTATGAATGGACCATGGGCATTCCAAAGTATGAAGGATGCAGGAATTGATATTGGTGTTACTGCTATGCCGACTCTTCCAAATGGCGAGCATATGAAAACATTTATGGGTGTAAAAGGATGGCATGTTACTGCCTTCACGAAAAACCCATACTGGTCTACAAAATTAGTTGAATGGTTAACAAATGAAGAAAACGCAAAAATTCGTTTTGAAAAAACGAAAGAAATTCCACCAGTTAAAACAGTTATTGAAGATCCAATCATTGCAGCTGATCAAGGTGCAAAAGCAGTGGCTGAGCAATCTCAATACGCTGTACCGATGCCTAATATTCCAGAAATGGGAGAAGTATGGGATCCAGCGAAAATCGCATTAGAAACAATTGCAACGGGTAAAGCTGATCCAAAAGAAGCAATGGACAATGCAGTAAAAACAATTAAAACAAATATTGAAACAAATCACCCAGCAAAATAA
- a CDS encoding carbohydrate ABC transporter permease, producing the protein MDSIPSTTKTPIIPPLKTKHGRNAALLSIIPGFGQFYNKQFMKGIIFLILTVAFFSSFYSTLNWGFWGLFTLGTIPGVDHSVFLLVDGIIALLVALIGLLIYAVNIYDALNNGRKRDKGLSLNSVREQYHNLLDNGFPYLMISPGFLLLIFVVIFPILFVILLSFTNYDLYHSPPAKLVDWVGIQNYIDIFSLDLWRKTFFGVLGWTIVWTFGATTLQVAIGVFLAILVNQKDLKGKAIIRTFLILPWAVPAFISILIFSGMFNETFGVINNGILASLGIDAIPWMTEEMWSRVALILIQSWLGFPFIFAMTTGVLQSIPEELYEAATVDGASIWQKFRSITLPMVLFATAPIMITQYTFNFNNFNVIFLFNGGGPALPGQNAGGTDILISWIYKLTMTSAQYGKAAAITMLLSLIVVTVALWQFKRTKSFQEEDMM; encoded by the coding sequence ATGGACAGCATACCTTCAACAACTAAAACACCAATTATCCCGCCTTTGAAAACAAAACATGGTCGAAATGCCGCACTACTTTCAATTATTCCAGGATTCGGCCAGTTTTATAATAAACAGTTTATGAAGGGGATTATTTTCTTAATCCTTACCGTAGCATTTTTTAGCAGCTTTTATTCAACACTTAACTGGGGGTTTTGGGGGCTCTTTACCTTAGGAACCATTCCAGGGGTGGATCACTCCGTTTTTCTTCTTGTAGATGGAATCATCGCACTGCTTGTCGCACTTATAGGTCTGCTCATTTATGCTGTTAATATATATGATGCGCTGAATAATGGGCGGAAACGAGACAAGGGTTTATCCTTAAATAGTGTGAGAGAACAATATCATAACCTGTTAGACAATGGTTTTCCGTATTTAATGATATCGCCAGGATTTCTATTACTAATATTTGTGGTTATTTTTCCAATATTATTTGTAATCTTACTATCCTTTACCAATTACGATTTATACCACTCACCACCGGCGAAGCTTGTTGATTGGGTAGGTATTCAAAACTATATTGATATTTTCAGTTTAGATCTTTGGAGAAAAACCTTTTTTGGTGTTCTCGGCTGGACCATTGTGTGGACATTCGGAGCCACTACTCTGCAAGTCGCAATTGGTGTATTCCTAGCCATTCTCGTTAATCAAAAGGATCTTAAAGGAAAAGCAATTATTCGGACCTTTTTAATTTTGCCATGGGCAGTTCCAGCTTTTATCTCGATCTTGATCTTTTCAGGGATGTTCAATGAAACCTTTGGGGTCATTAATAATGGAATTCTCGCATCGCTGGGAATTGATGCCATTCCATGGATGACAGAAGAAATGTGGTCTCGGGTCGCGCTGATCCTTATTCAATCTTGGCTGGGCTTTCCGTTCATATTTGCCATGACTACGGGAGTATTGCAGTCGATTCCAGAAGAATTATACGAAGCTGCTACAGTAGACGGAGCATCGATTTGGCAGAAGTTCCGCAGTATTACCCTGCCAATGGTTCTCTTTGCTACCGCACCGATTATGATTACCCAGTATACCTTTAACTTTAATAATTTCAACGTCATCTTCCTCTTTAATGGAGGAGGTCCAGCATTACCAGGACAAAATGCCGGCGGCACGGATATCTTAATTTCGTGGATTTATAAGCTGACGATGACATCTGCTCAATATGGGAAAGCTGCTGCGATTACCATGCTATTATCACTAATTGTAGTTACGGTTGCCCTATGGCAATTTAAACGGACTAAATCATTCCAAGAGGAGGATATGATGTGA
- a CDS encoding sugar ABC transporter permease, translating into MSVKTSKIIRLTVSYLLLLLAVFIVVYPLLWVIGSSFNPGQSLSGSSMFPKNPTLAHYQYLFDTEKSNYLNWYFNSMKISISTMILAVIAVSCTAYAFSRYRFIGRKNGLLTFLVLQMIPNFAALIAIFVLANRTGLLDTHLGLILVYVGGQIPMSTWLMKGYLDTIPKELDESAKMDGAGHFLIFRKIIMPLATPIVAVVALFAFIAPFGDFILARILLRSEEKFTMGVGLYEMVAKQFGNEFTTFAAGSVLIALPIAGLFLMFQKYFVSGLTAGGTKG; encoded by the coding sequence ATGAGTGTAAAAACAAGTAAAATTATCCGCTTAACGGTCTCATATCTGCTTCTCCTTTTGGCTGTATTTATTGTTGTGTACCCGCTTCTATGGGTAATTGGTTCTTCCTTTAACCCTGGACAAAGTCTTTCTGGGTCGTCCATGTTTCCTAAAAATCCAACGTTAGCTCATTATCAATACTTGTTCGATACTGAGAAGTCTAACTACCTTAACTGGTACTTCAATTCAATGAAAATCAGTATCTCAACCATGATCCTTGCGGTGATTGCGGTATCCTGCACAGCATATGCCTTTTCTCGCTACCGATTTATCGGACGGAAGAATGGATTGTTAACATTCTTGGTCTTGCAAATGATTCCAAACTTTGCAGCTTTGATCGCCATTTTTGTTTTAGCGAATCGTACTGGATTACTTGATACTCATTTAGGGTTAATTCTTGTATATGTCGGCGGCCAAATTCCAATGAGTACCTGGCTGATGAAGGGATACTTAGATACAATTCCAAAAGAGCTTGATGAATCAGCGAAAATGGATGGAGCGGGGCATTTCCTTATTTTCAGAAAAATTATTATGCCATTGGCAACACCAATCGTAGCGGTTGTCGCACTCTTTGCCTTCATTGCGCCATTTGGTGATTTCATTCTCGCCCGAATTTTACTTCGTTCGGAAGAGAAATTCACCATGGGTGTTGGACTATACGAAATGGTTGCTAAGCAATTTGGAAATGAATTTACGACTTTTGCGGCAGGTTCTGTTTTAATTGCTCTTCCAATTGCCGGCTTATTCCTAATGTTCCAGAAATATTTCGTTTCGGGTTTGACGGCAGGGGGCACAAAAGGCTAA